In Candidatus Bathyarchaeota archaeon, a genomic segment contains:
- a CDS encoding translation elongation factor-like protein, with protein sequence MESLNEIGQVTHYYSKIGVAVVQLKAPLKVGDIILIKGATTNLEQKVESMEIEHRNVDRAEAGQSVGLKVKDKVREKDIVYRKVSS encoded by the coding sequence ATGGAGAGTCTGAATGAAATTGGTCAGGTCACACACTACTATTCGAAGATTGGGGTTGCTGTCGTCCAATTGAAGGCACCTCTGAAAGTCGGCGACATCATATTGATTAAAGGTGCTACGACGAATCTTGAGCAGAAGGTTGAATCTATGGAGATTGAGCATAGGAATGTAGATAGGGCTGAGGCTGGCCAGTCAGTGGGCTTGAAGGTGAAAGATAAGGTCAGAGAGAAGGATATAGTCTACAGGAAGGTCTCATCTTAA
- a CDS encoding CoA-binding protein, whose translation MKLQTSLESKLKQIDVFFNPKSIAIVGASRHVNKAGNVIFSNFATNKRRGVFRGELYPINPNEDSILGFKCFPSLKKVPGDVESAVIVVPSKCVPDVMREAGVKGVSAVVIISAGFGEIGNHELEDEVMEIARDYGMRVLGPNCLGVFDSYSGVDMLFLPETKVVDTGDIMVATPRPMQGSIAFVSQSGAFGAAALDYLTGSQIGISKFVSFGNKIDVAEPEILAYLGSDEKTKAILLYVESIDRGREFIDVAKDVTRRKPIVALKSGRTMAGSRAAASHTGAMSGTGQIYDAAFSQAGVLRSTNMLEFFNIGKALAFQPPASGRNVAIITDAGGPGVMAADECELRGVSVKVFSEETSERFAKLIEEGILPSFIQYRNPVDLTGSATSQMFEEAMKIVVADSDVHGIIIIGIHHLPAIQEDFVERIAKVSTSVPKPIVACDIGETEMALYIRSKFEKLGIPAYRSPEEAAQAMASLISYGEYLRRSGCFNDYVEDFIIKRGSLKLT comes from the coding sequence ATGAAGCTTCAAACCAGTCTTGAAAGTAAGCTCAAACAGATAGACGTATTCTTCAATCCGAAGTCGATTGCGATAGTCGGAGCTTCTAGACACGTAAACAAGGCTGGCAACGTAATTTTCTCAAACTTTGCAACAAACAAGAGGCGTGGAGTCTTCAGGGGCGAGTTATATCCCATAAACCCTAATGAAGATAGCATCCTGGGCTTCAAGTGTTTCCCATCCCTTAAGAAGGTTCCAGGAGATGTTGAATCAGCCGTCATAGTCGTTCCAAGTAAATGTGTTCCTGATGTTATGCGTGAGGCAGGTGTGAAGGGTGTCAGCGCAGTAGTAATAATATCAGCTGGTTTCGGAGAAATTGGCAACCACGAGCTAGAGGACGAGGTGATGGAGATAGCGAGGGATTACGGTATGAGAGTTCTTGGACCAAACTGTCTTGGAGTATTTGACTCATATTCAGGTGTTGACATGCTCTTCCTTCCGGAGACGAAGGTTGTCGATACAGGAGATATAATGGTCGCGACGCCAAGACCTATGCAAGGTTCAATAGCTTTCGTGAGTCAAAGCGGTGCATTCGGGGCGGCAGCACTCGACTATCTGACCGGAAGCCAGATAGGAATAAGCAAGTTTGTAAGTTTCGGGAACAAGATAGATGTCGCCGAGCCTGAGATACTTGCTTACTTGGGTTCCGATGAGAAGACGAAAGCTATCCTTCTTTACGTGGAGAGCATAGATAGAGGGAGAGAGTTCATAGATGTTGCTAAAGATGTTACACGACGTAAACCTATAGTTGCTTTGAAGTCTGGTAGGACCATGGCTGGTTCCCGGGCTGCAGCGTCCCACACAGGTGCGATGAGTGGGACGGGCCAGATATATGATGCTGCCTTCTCTCAAGCTGGAGTTTTAAGATCAACCAATATGCTTGAGTTTTTCAATATTGGGAAGGCCCTTGCTTTTCAGCCTCCTGCATCTGGCAGGAACGTAGCTATAATAACGGATGCCGGTGGACCAGGGGTTATGGCTGCTGACGAGTGTGAATTGAGAGGAGTTAGTGTTAAGGTTTTTTCAGAAGAAACATCTGAAAGATTTGCTAAGTTGATTGAGGAAGGAATCTTACCATCATTCATTCAATATAGGAACCCTGTAGACCTCACAGGTTCGGCGACATCGCAGATGTTTGAGGAAGCAATGAAAATAGTTGTGGCTGACAGTGATGTCCACGGAATAATAATCATTGGGATACATCATCTCCCAGCCATTCAGGAAGACTTTGTTGAACGCATCGCAAAGGTGTCTACGTCAGTTCCTAAACCCATAGTAGCCTGTGATATAGGTGAGACTGAGATGGCTCTCTACATAAGGTCTAAGTTTGAGAAACTGGGGATCCCTGCCTACCGCTCACCGGAGGAGGCTGCTCAGGCCATGGCGTCCCTAATATCTTATGGGGAGTACTTAAGGAGAAGCGGATGCTTCAATGATTATGTTGAAGATTTCATCATTAAGAGAGGTAGCCTCAAACTAACTTAA
- the mobB gene encoding molybdopterin-guanine dinucleotide biosynthesis protein B — MPGSRVAIAVLGGKASGKTIAVEIIVRTLNRKGFSVMTVKHVAHPGFTLDREGTDTWRHWKAGAKIVVTVSNLETGIMIKGQTDLSWSLLNSFIEADIIVFEGFSSKLLKDKDVGKIICLKDISEKTYYLNNLRGALIALCSLNLEGEGILRLGVEDTTLSDMVLEFVQTKMLSG, encoded by the coding sequence ATGCCTGGAAGCAGGGTTGCCATAGCGGTTTTAGGTGGAAAAGCGTCTGGAAAGACCATCGCAGTTGAGATTATAGTCAGAACCCTCAACCGCAAAGGTTTTTCAGTGATGACTGTAAAACATGTTGCCCATCCAGGGTTTACGTTGGATAGGGAAGGAACAGACACCTGGAGACATTGGAAGGCAGGTGCCAAAATAGTTGTCACTGTATCAAATTTGGAGACTGGGATAATGATAAAGGGCCAGACGGACCTCAGTTGGAGTCTGCTCAATTCGTTTATAGAGGCTGATATAATTGTCTTCGAAGGCTTCTCGTCTAAACTTCTTAAAGATAAGGATGTCGGCAAGATCATATGCCTCAAAGACATTTCAGAGAAAACCTATTACCTCAATAACCTGAGAGGAGCATTGATAGCTCTCTGCAGCCTCAACCTTGAGGGTGAGGGAATCCTCAGGTTGGGGGTCGAAGACACCACCCTATCAGACATGGTTCTAGAATTTGTCCAAACAAAGATGCTAAGTGGATAG
- a CDS encoding Gfo/Idh/MocA family oxidoreductase: protein MEKLKVGVAGFGSWGRRHYDSWKRIEGVEIVGVYDPAYKGEIFWDSLESLLKNVDALDVVVPAHSLADVAIKALEYSKHVLIEKPMATDALEARRLLKVVRGSKGRVVMVGFIERFNPIFLRLHSIIDSLQGPGRIFCQRSGAPTLVAKKTGVLKDLAIHDLDLLRWYLGEPRRVVVKSKEDFYFSQVEVSFDDVHAIVISDCLGPKIRRWILTYPDDSLFAYFENDRWRLYMNQREVKINWVMPLESELRYFANCIREGLEPSPSVEDGLRALEIIEGAEVQD from the coding sequence ATGGAGAAGTTGAAGGTGGGGGTTGCAGGGTTTGGAAGCTGGGGGAGAAGGCATTATGATAGCTGGAAGAGAATTGAGGGTGTGGAAATTGTTGGAGTATACGACCCAGCATACAAGGGTGAGATATTCTGGGATTCCTTAGAATCACTATTGAAGAACGTTGATGCTCTAGACGTAGTCGTCCCAGCCCATAGTTTAGCCGATGTCGCTATTAAGGCACTGGAATATTCGAAACATGTCCTTATAGAGAAACCTATGGCTACAGATGCTCTAGAGGCTAGGAGGCTACTGAAGGTGGTGAGAGGGAGCAAAGGCAGGGTGGTGATGGTTGGATTCATTGAAAGGTTTAATCCGATATTTCTCAGACTCCACTCAATCATCGATAGTCTTCAGGGCCCAGGAAGAATCTTCTGTCAAAGGTCAGGTGCCCCAACACTTGTAGCCAAGAAGACAGGGGTTTTAAAAGACTTGGCCATTCATGACCTCGACCTATTGAGATGGTATCTCGGTGAACCTAGGAGGGTTGTAGTCAAGTCGAAGGAAGACTTTTACTTCAGCCAAGTCGAGGTGAGTTTTGACGACGTTCACGCAATAGTGATATCTGACTGTTTAGGTCCAAAGATCAGGAGGTGGATCCTAACTTACCCAGACGACAGTTTATTCGCGTATTTCGAGAATGACAGATGGAGGCTATACATGAATCAGAGGGAAGTAAAGATTAACTGGGTTATGCCACTTGAGAGTGAACTCAGGTATTTTGCCAACTGCATCAGGGAGGGATTAGAGCCTTCACCATCAGTGGAGGATGGGTTGAGGGCGCTAGAGATTATTGAGGGTGCTGAAGTACAAGATTAG
- the cysE gene encoding serine O-acetyltransferase, with protein sequence MCLKCGGFSENGTICVRCLGGLRFSERPVDPEWLKNELEKIVDYFSSDIEAAFKKDPAARSLMEVLYYPGIQALLLHRIAHLFWKLNLPYIPRYLNLISRQLTGIDIHPGAEIGKEFFIDHGAGVVIGETAKIGDNVTMYQGATLGGTGGARGEKRHPTVGNDVVIGAGAKILGPITIGDRVKIGANSVVTKDVPPDSTVVGVPGTIISREGKKVPKVDLAHGELPDPFMERIQRLEQRITELEKRLEESKGKE encoded by the coding sequence ATGTGTCTTAAATGTGGAGGCTTCTCGGAGAATGGAACAATATGCGTGAGGTGTTTGGGAGGTTTAAGATTTTCAGAGAGGCCAGTTGACCCTGAATGGTTGAAGAATGAGTTGGAGAAGATAGTAGACTACTTCAGCTCAGACATAGAGGCTGCGTTCAAGAAAGACCCTGCCGCAAGATCCCTTATGGAGGTACTCTATTACCCAGGGATTCAAGCCCTACTCCTTCATAGAATAGCACACCTATTTTGGAAACTCAACCTACCATACATACCACGATACCTAAACCTGATAAGCAGACAACTGACTGGAATAGACATCCACCCAGGGGCCGAGATAGGCAAAGAATTCTTTATAGATCATGGAGCCGGTGTCGTAATTGGTGAGACGGCAAAGATAGGTGACAATGTAACCATGTATCAGGGAGCAACCCTAGGAGGTACAGGGGGGGCAAGGGGTGAGAAGCGGCATCCAACAGTTGGCAACGATGTCGTTATAGGCGCAGGGGCGAAGATATTGGGTCCGATAACTATAGGTGATAGGGTAAAGATAGGTGCAAACTCGGTAGTGACAAAGGATGTCCCACCTGACAGCACGGTAGTAGGTGTACCAGGAACCATCATCTCAAGAGAAGGAAAGAAAGTCCCTAAGGTCGACCTAGCCCACGGAGAACTTCCAGACCCTTTTATGGAGAGGATCCAACGGCTCGAACAGCGTATAACAGAGCTGGAGAAGAGGCTTGAAGAAAGTAAAGGAAAGGAGTGA
- a CDS encoding phenylacetate--CoA ligase, which produces MAEDRFWQPKIEKMPPKSLIKIQTIRLKETIRNLFKKNTFYRRKLLEKGLKPTDIKGVDQLEMLPFTTKFDFRENYPLGLLACSMSRVIRLHASSGTTGDPTIVAYTRRDIENWADCIARCLTMTGITERDVFQVILGYGLFTGGLGFHYGAEKIGATVVPSATGNTRRQVKLMRDLKVTAFTSIPSYTLYLAETAKASGIDPEKDLNVNSVSCGAEVWSEATRKRIEREFGCKVYNSYGLSEVCGPGVAFECSMQDGLHLWGDHFLAEIVDPKTGERLGVEEEGELVLTTLTRKAMPLIRYRTGDLTKILDGACNCGRTHQRIGWIKGRCDDMLKVKGVNLFPSQIEAAIMGLEGVGNSYQILLSRRGHLDEATVEVEATEELWSRGEGSTEELAERVRAEIGTVTGLNIQVRIVPPSSIPRMEGKVKRVVIGDVETA; this is translated from the coding sequence ATGGCCGAAGACAGGTTCTGGCAACCTAAAATCGAGAAGATGCCGCCGAAAAGTTTGATCAAGATCCAGACCATACGATTGAAAGAGACAATAAGAAATCTCTTCAAGAAAAACACTTTCTATAGGAGAAAACTTTTGGAAAAAGGGTTGAAGCCAACCGACATCAAGGGAGTCGACCAGCTCGAGATGTTGCCATTCACCACGAAATTCGACTTCAGGGAGAATTACCCCCTCGGACTATTAGCATGCTCTATGAGCAGAGTGATAAGGTTACACGCCTCCTCAGGGACAACGGGAGATCCAACCATCGTAGCTTACACCAGAAGAGATATCGAGAACTGGGCTGATTGCATCGCAAGATGCCTAACCATGACAGGGATAACCGAGAGAGATGTTTTCCAAGTGATCTTGGGATACGGGCTATTCACTGGAGGATTGGGGTTCCATTACGGTGCTGAGAAGATAGGGGCGACAGTCGTTCCGTCAGCAACAGGCAACACCAGGAGACAAGTGAAGTTGATGAGAGACTTGAAAGTCACCGCATTCACAAGCATCCCATCATACACATTATACCTAGCCGAGACAGCCAAAGCTTCAGGCATAGATCCGGAAAAGGATCTAAACGTTAACTCCGTGAGTTGTGGGGCAGAGGTCTGGAGTGAAGCAACAAGAAAAAGAATTGAGAGAGAGTTTGGCTGCAAGGTATACAATTCATATGGATTATCGGAGGTATGTGGACCAGGGGTTGCATTCGAATGTTCCATGCAGGATGGCCTACATCTTTGGGGCGACCATTTTCTGGCTGAGATTGTTGATCCGAAGACCGGTGAAAGATTGGGGGTTGAAGAGGAAGGTGAACTCGTCCTGACCACCCTGACTAGAAAAGCCATGCCCCTAATCAGATACAGAACAGGAGACCTTACAAAGATTTTAGACGGTGCATGCAACTGTGGAAGGACCCATCAGAGGATAGGCTGGATAAAAGGAAGATGCGACGACATGTTGAAGGTTAAGGGGGTGAACCTATTCCCAAGCCAAATAGAGGCGGCGATAATGGGTCTCGAAGGTGTCGGTAACAGTTATCAGATACTACTCTCCAGGAGGGGGCATCTAGACGAAGCTACAGTCGAAGTTGAGGCAACAGAAGAATTATGGAGTAGAGGTGAAGGTTCGACTGAAGAATTGGCTGAGAGGGTTAGAGCTGAGATAGGGACAGTAACAGGGCTTAATATTCAAGTAAGGATCGTCCCACCATCATCCATACCTAGGATGGAAGGCAAGGTTAAGAGAGTAGTGATAGGCGATGTCGAAACCGCTTAG
- a CDS encoding ACT domain-containing protein has product MSVLVENKPGVMARVASILDGTGVRIFALSIAEAGEVGMIRMIVDDYEEAAKALEAAGFSIAKSKKNVEVTAVLVTEEHKLSEITKLLGDNDINIDYAYSSSIHLDGKSAFILRVSDPEKSEAILEDKGVRVLRTQDLRCLPTI; this is encoded by the coding sequence TTGAGTGTTCTTGTTGAGAACAAGCCTGGGGTGATGGCGAGGGTCGCTTCTATCCTTGATGGGACAGGTGTTAGGATATTTGCTTTATCAATAGCTGAGGCTGGAGAGGTAGGTATGATAAGAATGATTGTAGATGACTATGAGGAGGCTGCCAAGGCTTTGGAGGCTGCTGGATTCTCTATTGCCAAATCAAAGAAGAATGTTGAAGTCACCGCTGTCCTTGTAACTGAGGAGCATAAGCTCTCAGAGATAACAAAGCTTCTGGGTGACAACGACATAAATATCGACTACGCATACTCATCATCAATTCATCTAGATGGGAAATCCGCCTTCATATTGAGGGTCAGCGATCCTGAGAAGTCTGAGGCGATTCTTGAAGATAAAGGAGTCAGGGTCCTCAGGACACAGGACCTTAGATGCCTTCCAACCATATGA
- a CDS encoding phenylacetate--CoA ligase — translation MPEGELKELQIRKLKHVLNYITEYSSFYRKKFAEAGVDSKDVRSLNDLGKLPFTTKKDFRDNYPTGMFCVPSSQIIRYHASSGTTGKRTIVGYTRNDILEWATSIARGLTSLGIGRSDVIQNSYGYGLFTGGLGIHYGAEMVGAITLPTGAGGTERQIELMQDLGSTVIACTPSYFLHIAEVAKSMNVDFKRDTKLRAGLFGAEFWSENMRKRIEDTTGVKAYDIYGTSELNGPLFMECTYQNGIHAWADQYIMEVINPDTGEVLSEGEEGELVVTTLAKEALPLIRYRTGDITHLNFEKCECGRSHPRIMRIQGRADDMLKIRGVNVFPSQVESVLMKMPELGDNYVLIVDREHELDKLTVRVEVSDRIPKKRGDNLEELNRKVSRQLKNILNLTVDVELVEPGSIPRSEGKAKRVVDKRKM, via the coding sequence ATGCCTGAGGGGGAGCTCAAGGAGCTCCAAATAAGGAAACTTAAACATGTTCTGAATTACATAACAGAATACTCAAGCTTTTATAGAAAGAAGTTTGCAGAAGCAGGTGTAGATTCGAAAGATGTGAGAAGCCTAAACGATTTAGGTAAACTGCCATTCACAACAAAGAAGGATTTCAGGGACAACTACCCGACGGGAATGTTCTGTGTTCCATCCAGCCAGATCATCCGCTACCACGCCTCATCAGGCACAACAGGAAAGCGCACAATAGTAGGTTACACAAGAAACGACATACTCGAGTGGGCAACATCCATAGCAAGAGGCTTGACATCATTAGGAATCGGCAGGTCAGACGTTATCCAGAACAGCTACGGCTACGGCCTATTCACTGGAGGATTAGGTATCCATTACGGTGCAGAGATGGTTGGAGCAATTACATTACCGACGGGGGCAGGTGGAACAGAGAGACAGATAGAGTTGATGCAGGATCTGGGATCTACAGTCATCGCATGCACACCATCATACTTCCTGCACATAGCAGAGGTGGCGAAGAGTATGAATGTAGATTTTAAGAGAGATACGAAGTTGAGGGCTGGACTGTTTGGAGCAGAGTTCTGGTCAGAGAATATGAGGAAGAGGATCGAGGACACGACCGGAGTGAAAGCCTACGACATATATGGAACGTCAGAGTTGAATGGGCCCCTATTCATGGAGTGCACATACCAGAACGGCATACACGCGTGGGCTGACCAATACATTATGGAAGTGATAAACCCCGATACGGGAGAAGTTCTCAGTGAAGGAGAGGAAGGTGAGTTGGTCGTAACAACCTTGGCCAAAGAGGCCCTCCCCCTAATAAGGTACAGGACAGGAGACATAACGCACCTGAACTTTGAGAAGTGCGAGTGTGGAAGGTCCCACCCACGAATAATGAGGATCCAAGGCAGAGCCGACGACATGCTCAAGATAAGGGGAGTAAACGTATTCCCAAGCCAAGTCGAATCTGTTCTCATGAAGATGCCTGAACTCGGGGACAACTATGTTTTGATAGTTGATAGGGAGCATGAACTTGACAAGCTAACAGTAAGAGTTGAGGTTTCAGATAGAATACCGAAAAAGAGAGGCGACAATCTTGAAGAGTTGAATAGAAAAGTTTCAAGACAACTCAAGAACATACTCAATTTGACCGTTGATGTTGAACTTGTAGAACCAGGCAGCATACCCAGATCTGAAGGCAAAGCTAAGAGGGTTGTAGACAAGAGGAAGATGTAG
- a CDS encoding ABC transporter ATP-binding protein, whose product MLLECIGVSKKFGGLQALRNVSLTVAEGSITGLVGPNGSGKTTMLSCISGIHRIDTGRIIFEGKDISNLPIHKISSRGIVKTSQIVQSFPELTVLQNVLVGVYFGRDRNCPRPLEKAKELLEFVGLQQSKFDVQAKECNIAELRRIQLAKALATKPRLILLDEMLTGLNPKECERAIELIKRVNELGVTILIVEHVMRIIMGLCEKVCVLHHGEMIAEGSPEEIIEDESVIKIYLGKKYLLRDLDA is encoded by the coding sequence GTGTTACTTGAATGTATAGGTGTCTCAAAAAAGTTTGGCGGCCTCCAAGCCTTAAGAAACGTGAGCTTGACCGTCGCTGAGGGTAGCATCACAGGCCTAGTTGGACCCAATGGGTCAGGGAAGACAACGATGCTTTCATGCATCAGTGGGATACATAGAATAGACACCGGAAGGATAATCTTCGAAGGCAAAGATATTTCGAACCTGCCAATACACAAGATAAGCTCAAGAGGAATCGTTAAAACCTCTCAGATAGTCCAATCATTTCCCGAGCTGACAGTCTTACAGAATGTCTTAGTAGGCGTATATTTTGGTAGAGACAGGAACTGTCCAAGACCTCTGGAGAAGGCGAAGGAGTTGCTTGAATTCGTAGGTCTCCAACAATCAAAGTTTGATGTGCAAGCAAAGGAATGCAACATCGCTGAGTTGAGACGTATCCAATTAGCTAAGGCCCTGGCAACCAAGCCTAGACTAATCCTCTTGGATGAGATGTTGACAGGACTTAACCCTAAGGAGTGTGAAAGAGCCATAGAACTTATCAAGAGAGTGAATGAATTAGGGGTGACCATTCTAATCGTAGAGCATGTGATGAGGATAATCATGGGCTTATGTGAGAAGGTCTGTGTCTTGCATCATGGAGAAATGATCGCTGAAGGCTCACCTGAGGAGATAATTGAAGATGAATCCGTGATTAAGATATACTTGGGTAAGAAATATCTCTTAAGGGATCTAGATGCTTGA
- a CDS encoding ABC transporter ATP-binding protein, translating into MLEVKNVSCTYGKVKVLWDVSFEADENEITVIIGPNGAGKSTLVNLIIGVNKPTGGSVYFKGERIDGLPTYDIVKRGVSLIPEGRKIFPRMTVYENLLLGAYTLKDGEKMKRTLEYVYNIFPVLKEKRRDYAETMSGGEQQMLVIARGLMSNPRLLILDEPSLGLAPILVEKMFDIIEQIKEMGVTILLVEQNIRESLEIGDRCYILEEGRIARSGKGRELLFDDYVREVYLGF; encoded by the coding sequence ATGCTTGAAGTCAAGAATGTCTCATGCACCTATGGCAAAGTCAAGGTACTCTGGGATGTCTCCTTTGAGGCCGATGAGAACGAGATCACAGTTATAATAGGTCCAAATGGAGCAGGAAAATCAACTCTCGTAAATCTCATTATAGGAGTAAACAAGCCAACAGGAGGATCTGTCTATTTCAAAGGCGAGAGAATAGATGGATTGCCGACATATGACATAGTGAAGAGAGGTGTCTCCCTGATACCCGAGGGTCGAAAGATATTTCCTAGGATGACTGTCTACGAGAACCTTCTTCTAGGAGCCTACACCCTCAAAGATGGGGAGAAGATGAAGAGAACCCTTGAGTATGTCTACAACATATTCCCAGTATTGAAGGAGAAGAGGAGGGATTACGCTGAGACGATGAGTGGGGGTGAACAGCAGATGCTTGTTATTGCGAGGGGGTTGATGTCGAACCCCAGACTTCTAATACTGGATGAACCTTCCCTCGGCTTAGCCCCCATTCTGGTTGAGAAGATGTTTGACATTATCGAACAGATTAAAGAGATGGGGGTCACAATTCTACTAGTCGAGCAGAATATACGTGAATCGCTTGAGATCGGTGATCGATGCTACATTCTGGAGGAGGGTAGAATAGCAAGGTCGGGCAAAGGTAGAGAGTTGTTATTTGATGACTATGTCAGGGAGGTGTATCTTGGCTTCTAA
- a CDS encoding branched-chain amino acid ABC transporter permease, translated as MNILLGVGDIITPKVSASILVLIIVSIIPILQPSEYVLHILILMGIYTIYSSSWNLLAYTGQASLGHSAFLGLGGYTSSLLVIKVGVDPWLSLLAGGVSAAAAGFLIGLTCVRLREWFLAMVTFGFAVIAETAVMALDWITQGATGYATPSLLHTRLQYYYTTLALVAVSLIIIFLVIRSRVGLAFSAIRENQLEAEGMGINTVKYKLFAFTLSSFFAGIAGGFLVYYIGYISNEIFSFHHSFMPLIMSVTGGLNTITGPIVGSIIILSIWEALKIINPIHRMIAIGVFLTLVVIFMPKGLHSVALRVIRSLRV; from the coding sequence GTGAATATACTATTGGGTGTAGGAGACATAATTACACCAAAAGTCTCGGCTTCAATACTTGTTCTCATAATAGTTTCAATCATTCCAATACTCCAGCCCAGCGAGTATGTTCTTCACATACTTATACTCATGGGTATCTACACGATTTACTCATCAAGCTGGAACCTTTTAGCCTATACTGGTCAAGCCTCCCTTGGACATTCGGCCTTTTTAGGTTTAGGTGGCTACACGTCCTCCTTGCTTGTGATAAAGGTCGGTGTTGATCCTTGGCTCAGCCTACTGGCTGGAGGAGTCTCAGCGGCTGCTGCAGGCTTTCTGATAGGTTTGACATGTGTCAGGTTAAGAGAGTGGTTTCTGGCCATGGTTACTTTTGGCTTCGCCGTCATAGCTGAGACTGCTGTTATGGCTCTGGACTGGATTACTCAAGGTGCGACTGGCTACGCCACTCCAAGCCTTCTACATACTAGGCTCCAATACTATTACACCACATTGGCTCTAGTGGCTGTAAGTCTCATAATCATATTCCTCGTGATACGGTCTAGGGTGGGGTTGGCCTTCAGCGCCATCCGAGAGAATCAGCTTGAGGCTGAGGGTATGGGAATAAATACGGTTAAGTATAAGCTGTTTGCATTTACCCTAAGCTCGTTCTTCGCAGGGATCGCAGGGGGATTCCTAGTATACTACATTGGTTACATAAGCAATGAAATATTCAGTTTCCATCATTCATTTATGCCACTTATAATGTCTGTAACAGGGGGTTTGAACACTATTACAGGGCCCATTGTAGGATCTATTATAATCCTCTCCATCTGGGAGGCTCTAAAGATCATTAATCCGATACATCGAATGATCGCTATAGGCGTATTTTTAACTCTTGTAGTTATCTTTATGCCTAAGGGTTTACACTCTGTGGCTTTAAGGGTTATAAGGTCGCTGAGAGTCTAA
- a CDS encoding branched-chain amino acid ABC transporter permease: MDAVTLSLTLLWGVAIGCIYILMATGLNLIFGVMKIVNFAHGQLLMLGAYMCYWAWFMLGVNPYFAVLISMAIVSVIGAAVERLCFSPIVGTSKLNEIFVSLGLIYIFDYTAVMLWTDKPRNIVTPFEYSTLSLGIVAISFDWLIAIIVVSTILVFMFIILTKTKIGRAMRATSQNREAAMMMGINVKKVYTASFSLGSALAAAAGSLFGIVFSLDPYMGSLPAIKAFAIIILGGLGSIKGAIVGGLLYGIAENTATLFLGGIWRHAVAFAVLIAVLIVKPTGLFGEGR, from the coding sequence ATAGATGCTGTAACCTTATCATTGACTCTGCTATGGGGAGTCGCTATCGGATGTATCTACATACTGATGGCTACAGGGCTGAACCTGATATTTGGCGTGATGAAGATAGTGAATTTTGCTCACGGTCAACTTTTGATGTTGGGGGCCTACATGTGTTACTGGGCATGGTTTATGCTGGGTGTGAATCCATACTTTGCTGTCCTCATATCTATGGCAATAGTTTCCGTTATAGGGGCGGCTGTTGAGAGGCTGTGCTTCAGTCCGATAGTTGGAACTTCCAAGTTGAACGAGATCTTTGTAAGTCTAGGCTTGATATATATCTTCGATTATACGGCTGTAATGCTATGGACAGATAAGCCTAGGAACATAGTGACTCCCTTCGAATATTCAACTCTGTCTTTAGGTATAGTCGCCATCAGCTTTGACTGGTTGATAGCCATAATAGTAGTCTCCACAATACTGGTTTTCATGTTCATTATACTGACGAAGACAAAGATCGGGAGGGCTATGAGAGCTACAAGCCAAAATAGGGAGGCCGCAATGATGATGGGTATAAACGTGAAGAAGGTCTACACCGCCAGTTTCAGTCTGGGGTCAGCCTTAGCCGCCGCTGCAGGCTCCCTATTCGGCATAGTCTTCTCCCTAGACCCATATATGGGGTCACTCCCTGCGATAAAAGCCTTCGCGATAATCATACTCGGTGGCTTGGGCAGCATCAAGGGAGCTATTGTCGGTGGCCTGCTGTATGGTATAGCTGAGAATACGGCTACCCTGTTCCTTGGAGGAATATGGAGACACGCTGTAGCTTTCGCCGTATTGATAGCCGTCCTGATCGTTAAGCCTACAGGACTTTTCGGGGAGGGGAGGTGA